The Porphyromonas sp. oral taxon 275 DNA window TGATTGTTGGCATTGCCTAGTTCTTACTTGCGTTTAGAGTTCGTCCCTTAGGGTCGTGGCTACGGTCTCACCTACGGTACGCAGGGTCTCGATCGAGATGATGTTGAGGTCATCCTGCTGGGTGTGCCAGTGGCTGCCGAAGCCCGTGGGGCGCGTAGGGTCGTAGTTGATGATGTCCACCGATGGGATGCCGAGCTCGCGGATCACGGGGATGTGGTCGTCCGTCATCGCTGAGCCCTCGGCCTGGACGAAGTAGCTGCCCCAGCCGAGCTGTGCCGCCGTCTGCCAGAGGGCCGAGAGGAGCGGACGGGCGAACTGCTTGGAGGCCGTCTCCCAGTAGAAGCGCGCCCCCTGGGCCCCGACCATGTCGAGGAGGATGCCGTAGCGTGCCGTGTAGCCCGCGTGGTGGGGCTGCTTCGCCCAGTGCTGCGCGCCGAGGCACCAGCTGTCGTCATCCCCGCCGCGGCCGCCATCCTCGAGGTCGAAGAAGACGAAGTCCAGCGCCTTGCCCGAGGGCTGTAGCGCCTCCTGACGCGCGAGCTCCAGCAGCACAGCTACCCCGCTGGCGCCGTCGTCGGCACCGAGGATGGGCTGGCTCTGGGCGCTGCTGCTGGCGTCCTGATCGGCTACCTGGCGGGTATCCCAGTGCGCCATTAGCAGGAGGCGATCCTTAGCCTCGGGCTGCAGGGTGGCGATGATGTTGGTTCCCTCAGCGACCTTGCCGTAGTAGTCCTTTCCCTCGAAGCGCTGCAGAGTCACCGTGTAGCCCCAGCTGCGTAGCTTATCCTCGATCCAGCGGGCGCAGCGTGTGTGGGCCTCGCTCCCAGGGGTGCGGGGGCCCATCTGTACCTGCGCCACGACGTAGCTGTAGGCCGAGTCGGCCGAGAAGGGAGCGGCCTTGCGCTCGGGGCTAGGCTGGCTCTCGGTCTGCTCCTGGCTCTGTGCGCGGGAGCCGCCGCAGGCCCCGAGGCCGAGCAGGATGAGGGCGAGGCTGGAGCAGAGGAATGGCTTGAGTAGCTTCATAGTCAGGGGGGCTAGAATACGGAGGCCTTGTTGGGCTCGATGATGAGCTCCTCGAGGCCGCGCTTGGGTACGTGGTGGCGCCCCTCGGCGTCCCGCCAGTAGCGAGGCTCTTCGCCAGGACGTAGCTCCTCGAGGATGGGCTCCTCGGCGGGCTTGCCTAGGGCTACGATCGCGTTGATCGAGAGGTGCTGCGGCAGGTCGTACATGCGGGCGATGTCCCCACGACCATGCGGGGAGAAGATGCACATACCGTAGCCAGCCTCGGTAGCCAGCAGGCCGAGCGCCTCGAGCTGTATGCCCTCGTCGAAGCGCGCGGCGGGTGCTAGATGCGTGTCCACCAGCTGGATGAGGTAGGCCGTAGGGCGCTCGCCCACGGCGGGACCCTCCCAGTCGGGGAGCATGGCAGCCCAGCGCATCAGGCCTGTGAGCCAGTGGCACTGCTCGGGATCGGTGACGACGATGTACTTGAGGGGCTGGATGTTGCGCCCTGAGGCCGTATGACGGATGACGTTGATCCAGCGGATGAGCTGGAGGCGCTCGATGGGCTGCTGCTCGTCGAAGCGGCGGCAGGTGCGGTTGCGTCGGATGAGTGTCTCGATAGGGGACATAGCTATAGGGGTGTAGTGTGATTAGTGCTGAGGGAGGGCGAAGAGGCGGCGAGCATTGGCCGTCGTTGCCTCGACGAGGCGCTCCTCGGGGATGCCGTAGCAGTCTGCCAGGTAGCTGGCCGTGTAGGGGAGGTAGCTGGGCTCGTTGCGCCGTCCGCGCTTGGGCACGGGCGCCAGATAGGGGGCGTCGGTCTCGATGAGGAGGCGCTCCAGCGGGATGCGGGTGATGTAGTCGCGTAGGTCGCTATTCTTGAAGGTCACCACGCCATTGATCCCGACGTAGAAGCCCTCGAAGCTCAGCGCCTCCACGAGCTCCTCCTCCGTGCCCGTGAAGCTGTGGAAGACCCCGCGCAGCCCGGGTAGGGCGAGCTCGCGCAGTAGGGCGAAGGCGTCGGCGAAGGCCTCACGGATATGTAGGATCACGGGCAGTCCGCGCTGGTGCGCCCAGCGGAGCTGTGTGGCGAAGGCCTCCAGCTGCTGCTCCCTGTAGCTCGTGTCCCAGTGGTAGTCTAGCCCAATCTCCCCGAGGGCTACGATGGGGTAGCCGTCGAGGCGCTCCTCGACGTAGGCTAGCTCACGCAGGTAGTCCTCCCCCACAGAGGTGGGGTGCAGGCCTGCCGTAGGGTAGAGGAAGTCGGGGTAGCGCTGAGCGAGCGCCCAGAGACGCTCCCAGCTGGAGGAGTCCACGGCGGGCAGCACCATCTGCTCGATGCCAGCGGTGCGGGCACGCTCCAGCATGGCCTCTAGATCCTCGGCGAAGTCCTCCGAATAGACATGGGTATGGCTGTCGATCATAGGGGGTTGGCTAGTGCGTACGTCCCGAGAGGCTGTCGAAGAGCAAGCGTAGGGGACCGAAGTGCTCGGCCTCTAGCGTGGGGACGCTCGTGCTGAGCGCCTCGAGCTCGCTGTAGGCCGACTGGCTCAGACGCGCCACCTCGCCCTCGGCATAGGCGCGTACCCCTACGGCGTCGTAGAGGGCACGTACCTCGGCGATGCGTCCCTTGCGCTCCTCGGGGCTGAGGTCGAGCAGGCGCTGGAGCTCCTCGCGCTGGGCGCCCTGGAGTTGCTCCTGGGTGTAGAGCAGCAGGAGTGTCTTCTTGGCGTTGACGATGTCGCCGCCTATGGGCTTGCCGAAGGTCGCCTCATCGCCGTAGACGTCCAGTAGGTCATCCTGTATCTGGAAGGCCAGACCCAGCTCGACGCCGATGCGGTAGAGGCGCTCGGCGGCCTCGGTGCTGGCGCCGCCTAGGAGGGCGCCGATCTGGAGCGAGGCGCCCAGCAGGACGGAGGTTTTCAGACGGATCATCTCGAGGTACTCCGCCACGGTGACATCGCTACGGTGCTCGAAGTCCATGTCCAGCTGCTGCCCCACGCACACCTCGAGCGCCATGCGGCTGAAGAGGCCGAAGAGCTCGGGCTGCAGGGCCTTCGCCTCGAGCTCGCCGAGTGCGGCGTAGGCCTCGATGCACATCGCGTCGCCCGAGAGGATAGCGGTATTGTCATCCCACTTGCGGTAGACGGTCTCCTGACCGCGGCGCAGGGGCGAGCGGTCCATCAGGTCGTCGTGTAGGAGCGTGAAGTTGTGGAAGATCTCCAGCGCCGCCGCTGCAGGGAGCGCCTCGTGCCAGCGCTCGGGGGCGAAGGCATAGGCTGCTGCGAGGCAGAGCATGGGGCGGATGCGCTTGCCGCCGAGCTGGAGCGTGTATTCGATGGGGGCAAAGAGGCCCTGGGGCTGGCGCTCCGCGAAGCCTCGTGCCTTGAGGCTGGTGCGCACGGCTGCCTGGAGCTCCTGTAGTATCTTCTTGTCTTGGGCTGTAGCCATCGTGTGGGATGCTTAGGGGGCGTAGCCTCGGCAGCGCCTTCCTAAAGAAAAGGGGGGCGGAAGGGACTGCCTACGGCTACATCATATATAGTATAGACAAAGATACGATATCTAGGCAAGACGGCAGGGGGAGGAGCAAAGCAAGGAGCGCATCGTAGTGGGACTATGATGCGCTCCTCTAGGCTTGGCGGTATGGACGGGACTCGAACCCGCGACCCCCTGCGTGACAGGCAGGTATTCTAACCAGCTGAACTACCACACCAGCTCTGTTTGCTCTGCAAAGGTAGATAAAATAATGATACGCTCCAAATTCGCCCGAGGCCGCCGCTGTTAAGCGCTTCGCCCTCAGCCTTCGGGAGGCTGGACGGGCTGCTGAGGCTAGAGTGTGCATGCGGCTCCGTGCTTGGTCTCGCAGCGCTTTGCCTAGGCCTCAGACGAAGCGCTCTGTAGGCTGATAGGCGACGCGGCAGCGCTACCTCCGAGCTAGGATCGAAGGAGGACAGCGCTGCGTTCCAAGGGAGACGAGGAGCTCGACCCAAGGGGGACGACGCGCTCCCCTAAGGGGCGCCGAGTAAAGTAATATAAGAATGCGCGCTGACTGACGCCAGTCAGCGCGCTGAGGGATAAGGGGGAGGACGAAAAGTAATATAAGAAAACCCGCTACCCCCTGGCTCGGCCTCGGCTGCGAGCCTGCTCGGGTGCCCGGGAGGGGTCGCTTGGAGGCTTGGGCGGCTTCGCTCGGGGCTCCGTGGGGAGTGCCTTGGGACGCTCGCTTGATCTAGGGTGGGGCGTGCTGCGTCCTCGGGGAGCGAAGGTCGCGGCGCTGCGGGGCAGGGCGTGCGCCCTGGTCGCGGAGTGGGCTCTGTGGCGTGGGTGTGTGGTGGTTTATCTCCCTTGAGGAGAGGTGGCTAGCTGATGGGGAAGGCCGTCTAACTACGGCAATGCGCGCGGGGATTTGCGCATTTCGCAAGTTTGTATTACCTTTGCAGTGCAAACGAAAGGATGCAACACTCTTCCTTAGCTCAGTTGGTTAGAGCATCTGACTGTTAATCAGAGGGTCCTTGGTTCAAGCCCAAGAGGAAGAGCAAAGCCAGGCGCTCCGCAATCACCAGTGATTGCGGAGCGCTTCCTTTATATCCCTAGCCTAAGAGCCCGAGGCCTCTCCAGACGGCCTCCCCGCGGGCTAGGGAAAAAGCGATCGCCCCACAGCGAGCAGCCCAAGCTGGGTGCTGCGCTGTGGGGCGATCTTGCTAGGAAGGCTCTGGCGGGTAAGGCTAGCGAGCTCTGTCCCGCGAGGGATAGGGGCTAGGACTTCTTGCTGAGCTTGGGCTGGATGTACATCTGCTCGATGCCGAGGTAGGTACCCTGCGTCAGGCGGTTGGAGCTGGAGCGGACGAAGCCATAGGAGGCCCAGGTCTGCTCACTGGCGATCTTGAACTTCTCGGCGAAGACGAGCTTACCCTCACGCGTGATGGAGATGAGGACGGGCTCGCGGGTACCGAGTATCATGTTCTTGTGCTCGTTGGTGAAGTCATCAGCCGCGAGGACGGTGACGATGTACACGGGCTTGGCGCCTGTGGTGACCGTCTTGACGACCTTACCGTTCAGCAGCTCCAGTGCTCTGCCTGGGGTGAAGCTAGCCTCCCAGGTGTAGATGCCGTCGACGATGACGCTGGCCTGGGTCTTCGTCACCTCCTTGATCACGAGGGTAGAGGTGAAGGGTACCATAGCGCCAGACGCATCGAGGGTGAGCGCCGTCTGGGTGTAGGTACCGGTGATGTCGGCCAGCGAGGCCTGTGTGACCTCCAGCGAGTCGACGTGCCCTGCCCCCTTGGCGATGACCCAGCCCGTGCGGGGGGTCTTCGTCGTATTGGCCGCAGCCTCGATGTGCAGCTGCTTGCCGCTCGTCGAGACCTTGATCCAGTCGGCAGAGGCGGTATAGGAGACCTGGACGTTGGAGGCGACCTTGATGGTCTTGTCGATCGCTTCGTCACCGCCTACCATGGCCTGCTCCTTGGGCAGCCCGAAGATGATGCCCTCCTGCATGATGTTCAGGGCGATGGAGTCCCCCTTGCTATCCTTGACGACGAGCTGCGTATTGCGCGACTCGAGCTGATCATTGCTCGTGGTGCTGAGGGTGATGGTCGAGCCCTGTACGGCGACCTTGAGCCAGGAGTCACGGCTGTAGACCGTGGCGGGAGCCTGATCCAGGCGCACCGTCGAGCTACCTGCCTCCACGGGGAGGTAGGTCTTAGCCTCGAGGATGCTGAAGGGGGCCTCGGTCGTGGAGGGAGCAGGCTCGTCGCTCTTGCAGGCCGCTAGCAGTGCGGCCAGCCCGAGGAAGGGGATGAGGCGTGTCTTATTCATATACTTCTTAGTTCTAACCATGAGATGAATGTAGGGCAGCCTTTAGTTGCTCTTCTTGAGGAACTGGATATTCTCCATCGCGATGGGGAAGACGTAGTGACCATTCTTGTCCACCACGGGCTTGAGGTCCTCACCGTAGGCGACGCCGAAGAAGGAGTCTACCTTGCCATCGGCCATCTCACTGCCCTCGGCGATGGCCTGCTGCTGGTCTTCGTCCCAGGTGAAGGTGATGCTGTGGTCGGTGGAGAGGAGCTTGCGCCCATCGGCTAGCGAGATGGGGATGAGGACGACACCACCAGCGTACTTATTCGTCGGGTCGTGTAGCGGCTGACCGACGAAGGTGATCGTACCCGTAGCGGGATCGTAGGGGAGGATGAGCTTGTAGTCGACGCCACGGAAGTTGAGCGTACCCTTGAGCGTATTGGCCTTGTCGCCCGCCTCGAGGGTGAGGGTGGTGGGCTTACGCCAGCCGCGGATCGGATTGTGACGCATCGTCCAGGTACCGTACCAGAAGTCGATCGGCTTGTGGCTCTTGGGGATAAAGAGCTGGATCGTCAGTCCGCCCGAGGTGAAGCGCTTCTTCTCGCTGTCCCAGGCGAAGCTCTGGTAGCTCTTGCCCCCGAGGACGAGGGGACGCTGGAGCGTGATGCCCTTCTCGTGGAAGGTGTAGGCGATGTCATGGTTCTTACCCTCCAGCGTCGCCGTGAGGTGACGGCTGGTGGTATTGATCTCGCCCTTTGCTAGAGGCTTACCGTCGAGGATGAAGTCATAGGTATTGGCTGTCATCTCCTCACGGACGGAGAGCATCCCGAGGAGGAGCTCCTCGAAGCTGCTCTTCTCCGGCAGGCGCGTCAGCAGCATCTCATTGCCCCACTTCTTCCCCACCAGGCGTATGCTGTCGGTGGAGGTAGAGAGGATGGCGAACTCATAGTCGCCCTGTATCCCCTCGGGGTGCCCGAGCGAGGCCGAGGCCAGCGGATGGAGCACGGCGTTGAAGGTGGGGAAGGTGAGCACAGGGCCCTGGTCCTTGACGATGGCGTACTCCGTCGTGGAGGCCAGCTCGGGGTCGCCATTGTCACCCATGATGGTCACGTGCCCGCCAGCGAACTTCATCAGGAGCGTGAAGCCCGGTCCCGAGTAGTCGCGCCCAGCATAGTACTGCAGGCGCCAGCCCCCAGGGGCGGACTCCAGTAGCTCGCGGTCCTTGGCGACGAGCTCGTCAATGCGGGCGGCAGCAGAGCGGTCGAAGATCTCCTTGCTGTCCTTGAGACAGGAGGGCAGCAGCAGGAGTGCCAGCAGCCCGAGGAGCGTATAGAGAGATTTCTTGTGCATAGCTAGTTCAGTTTGTTGAGCTCAAGGGAGGAGATTTGGCTACCTCGGCGCAGGACGACATCGCGCAGCTCGTCGAGGTCGAGGCCCCAGCTGCTGAGGGTGTAGTCCTTCACCAGGGCGAGCTTCTGCGTGATGAGTGCTGCCCCGTGCGTCCCTGCATCCGAGAGAGCCTTGGCCCAGCGCTGCGGTGTGTAGGTGACGTAGTTGGAGAGCATCTCGGCGAAGTCCTCAGCCGGATCCTGCATGGCGTAGGGGGTGATGAAGCCCGCACGCAGGGCGTTGCGGTCCGTCGTGTTGATCCAGTCGCCACTGACGTAGCCGGACTTGGTGACCTGCTCGAAGGAGGTGTTGTAGGGCTTCTTCTGATTGAGGATGTGGGTGAACTCGTGGTGCATCGTGTGGAAGTAGTAGAGTGTCATCTCCTCATAGTCGCTGAGCGTCTCATTGCTCAGGGAGTTGACCTTCCCCAGGATGACCTTGTAGCCCCCGTCGGCGCTCCCGATGATCTCGGTGCGCTGGCGCGTGTAGCCCGGCGTACCGATGGCCACCAGCAGGCGAGGCGCATTGCGCTGCATGAACTCAGGGCCGAGGACCTCGGCGTAGGCATCGAACCACAGGTACTTGGTGATGATGGCGAGCTTCGCCGTCTTGGCCGAGTCTGCGGGGATGAAGTGGTAGCTGAGGTCGGTCTCAGCATCCTCTAGCTTGTACTTGAAGCGTATGTTGTAGGGGACACGATAGTTCTTCTCCAGCCACTGCTCGAAGGCGTTCTTGGCCTCGGGCTGTATGGGGAAGATCGTAGGA harbors:
- a CDS encoding M28 family peptidase; the protein is MKLLKPFLCSSLALILLGLGACGGSRAQSQEQTESQPSPERKAAPFSADSAYSYVVAQVQMGPRTPGSEAHTRCARWIEDKLRSWGYTVTLQRFEGKDYYGKVAEGTNIIATLQPEAKDRLLLMAHWDTRQVADQDASSSAQSQPILGADDGASGVAVLLELARQEALQPSGKALDFVFFDLEDGGRGGDDDSWCLGAQHWAKQPHHAGYTARYGILLDMVGAQGARFYWETASKQFARPLLSALWQTAAQLGWGSYFVQAEGSAMTDDHIPVIRELGIPSVDIINYDPTRPTGFGSHWHTQQDDLNIISIETLRTVGETVATTLRDEL
- a CDS encoding nitroreductase family protein, which gives rise to MSPIETLIRRNRTCRRFDEQQPIERLQLIRWINVIRHTASGRNIQPLKYIVVTDPEQCHWLTGLMRWAAMLPDWEGPAVGERPTAYLIQLVDTHLAPAARFDEGIQLEALGLLATEAGYGMCIFSPHGRGDIARMYDLPQHLSINAIVALGKPAEEPILEELRPGEEPRYWRDAEGRHHVPKRGLEELIIEPNKASVF
- a CDS encoding TatD family hydrolase codes for the protein MIDSHTHVYSEDFAEDLEAMLERARTAGIEQMVLPAVDSSSWERLWALAQRYPDFLYPTAGLHPTSVGEDYLRELAYVEERLDGYPIVALGEIGLDYHWDTSYREQQLEAFATQLRWAHQRGLPVILHIREAFADAFALLRELALPGLRGVFHSFTGTEEELVEALSFEGFYVGINGVVTFKNSDLRDYITRIPLERLLIETDAPYLAPVPKRGRRNEPSYLPYTASYLADCYGIPEERLVEATTANARRLFALPQH
- a CDS encoding polyprenyl synthetase family protein, translating into MATAQDKKILQELQAAVRTSLKARGFAERQPQGLFAPIEYTLQLGGKRIRPMLCLAAAYAFAPERWHEALPAAAALEIFHNFTLLHDDLMDRSPLRRGQETVYRKWDDNTAILSGDAMCIEAYAALGELEAKALQPELFGLFSRMALEVCVGQQLDMDFEHRSDVTVAEYLEMIRLKTSVLLGASLQIGALLGGASTEAAERLYRIGVELGLAFQIQDDLLDVYGDEATFGKPIGGDIVNAKKTLLLLYTQEQLQGAQREELQRLLDLSPEERKGRIAEVRALYDAVGVRAYAEGEVARLSQSAYSELEALSTSVPTLEAEHFGPLRLLFDSLSGRTH
- a CDS encoding BACON domain-containing protein, producing MNKTRLIPFLGLAALLAACKSDEPAPSTTEAPFSILEAKTYLPVEAGSSTVRLDQAPATVYSRDSWLKVAVQGSTITLSTTSNDQLESRNTQLVVKDSKGDSIALNIMQEGIIFGLPKEQAMVGGDEAIDKTIKVASNVQVSYTASADWIKVSTSGKQLHIEAAANTTKTPRTGWVIAKGAGHVDSLEVTQASLADITGTYTQTALTLDASGAMVPFTSTLVIKEVTKTQASVIVDGIYTWEASFTPGRALELLNGKVVKTVTTGAKPVYIVTVLAADDFTNEHKNMILGTREPVLISITREGKLVFAEKFKIASEQTWASYGFVRSSSNRLTQGTYLGIEQMYIQPKLSKKS
- a CDS encoding DUF4302 domain-containing protein, producing the protein MHKKSLYTLLGLLALLLLPSCLKDSKEIFDRSAAARIDELVAKDRELLESAPGGWRLQYYAGRDYSGPGFTLLMKFAGGHVTIMGDNGDPELASTTEYAIVKDQGPVLTFPTFNAVLHPLASASLGHPEGIQGDYEFAILSTSTDSIRLVGKKWGNEMLLTRLPEKSSFEELLLGMLSVREEMTANTYDFILDGKPLAKGEINTTSRHLTATLEGKNHDIAYTFHEKGITLQRPLVLGGKSYQSFAWDSEKKRFTSGGLTIQLFIPKSHKPIDFWYGTWTMRHNPIRGWRKPTTLTLEAGDKANTLKGTLNFRGVDYKLILPYDPATGTITFVGQPLHDPTNKYAGGVVLIPISLADGRKLLSTDHSITFTWDEDQQQAIAEGSEMADGKVDSFFGVAYGEDLKPVVDKNGHYVFPIAMENIQFLKKSN
- a CDS encoding putative zinc-binding metallopeptidase, with amino-acid sequence MKYLYQGLLALGLLLGVAACSEDKPNDPTIFPIQPEAKNAFEQWLEKNYRVPYNIRFKYKLEDAETDLSYHFIPADSAKTAKLAIITKYLWFDAYAEVLGPEFMQRNAPRLLVAIGTPGYTRQRTEIIGSADGGYKVILGKVNSLSNETLSDYEEMTLYYFHTMHHEFTHILNQKKPYNTSFEQVTKSGYVSGDWINTTDRNALRAGFITPYAMQDPAEDFAEMLSNYVTYTPQRWAKALSDAGTHGAALITQKLALVKDYTLSSWGLDLDELRDVVLRRGSQISSLELNKLN